The Zerene cesonia ecotype Mississippi chromosome 4, Zerene_cesonia_1.1, whole genome shotgun sequence sequence TAGATAGCAAGTATACGCAAGGGAAAGTAAAgaacatttttgaaaatatttgaaacctTATcacaaaattcatatttttaataccttaTAGACCTGCCTGAACAAGGgaacttttaaattgtattttgtcaCTAACATTAGAAATTACTAATTtctgcataaaaataatgagtcTCTTTCgtcacatattaaatttagacaTGGTGTTCATTATACATCATATgatgtatagatatttatcatattttatacttaacgATCATTCTAGAAGGAATATGGAGGTACATTTAACTTCCCATCGGGAAAAAcagataaagaataaaatccTTATTATATCCGATATAGTGAATGAACGACGAGCGCACAGATCAttatatcaaacattttaaacaaaaatttaatcgaGCTTTTCTCACACTCTGTGATGCAATAAAATTCTAGTTTTAGGTCGTGGCTATTAAAACATAACGATTAAGATACACGTAATCGATTTAAGGTTCTTTTCTATTCACAGATTTAGATTTTGACACACTATTGTGCAAAAGCTTATGAGACCAAACTTTGCGTATAAGATTAACTCGCATACACACTTTGGTATgtaactgtttattattattgatgaaAATAACATTCGCGTGCAGGGGCCTGACTCAAATATGTtacgaaaatttttaaattgaaagttaCTTGAAAACGTGTTTTGGGTTGCTAGTTGCCGATGGTGTTGAATTACATAAGTGTGAAGTTTAAATGTCAGTGTTTTGCTTATCGAAGTCAGTTTAACCCGTGAGTTTTATAAGATGTAAATTGATTAGATTGACTGATAGCCATTGAGCACAAATTGCCTAAGTTCGTTTCCAAAGGTTTCGCAAGCGTCGTATGAATGCTGCAGTTAAATTCAATTGCTCGGTCATAAATTGAGTTAGCTCAGAATGTAGACACAAATAGTAACTTAAACCGATTCTAAGAATTATATTAGATAAAgccaataatttaattgagttATTAagagtttatttcaattttgtattatgtattttacattGTCTTTTCAAGACGATGACGATAACGGAAAACGGcacctttttattttagtttccaAAATTGAGTCTAGATGAGTCTGTGACATACAAAGATGGAAACATACAGAAAGAGTTAATAGAAGCGTGTTAAAAACGAGGCTGACCGATTCTCGTACTTGATCTGGGATTATGCTTTAGCCACTAGGGAGGCACTTCTattctttaacaaataaaacccACCTGAGTGTACATCATGTATTTCCTTAGAACCGACAGATTAATTTTTCCAATGAATCTGAGTGTAATATTATGTGCGTCAAATATAGGAATTTCTCCCGAAGGAATTTCATCTTCCTCAGTCAATCTCGTGTCGATTAACATGAAGAACGTTTTAATAGCATCCACGAAGTTAAATAGATCCAGATCCGGGTTATTTAGACGGTATACAAACACTTTGTAATtctcttttgttttgttgGGCAGTGGAATCAagtcactgaaataaaaattaacattttaaattgcatttattatgttaaaaatccTCACAATATAAcggaaaaatacataattgtaaTGAAACAGTCggtaaattttgttattaaggcTAAATGTCGCGAgctaatagaaatatattaatattataatcacgaAAGTTTGCAAGATTGTATCCAGATACTTGTTATTCTATCACGCAAAATCTTCTGTTGGGATCTGTATGGGATATATAACTTTTCACCCGGGTACCACCCGAGTTAAGCCGCGGGTTTCATCTAGTGACTAGATTCTAGTCTATTCATAGTGTTAATGAGATCCTCAATCTGCATATTCTAGAAAATTTACTAAAGCTCCGTTAGTGGATGAAATACTACAGCGTTTAGCTACGATTCAATTAGTAATGTAGTTAATAAAGTACAAAAAgcatagaataaaattaaaagtacgTCTAAACttatagacaaataaaatacatagacGAATAAAGAACGTTCTCTTTATGTAAGtcagttaaaaagttaatgtAAGTACAGTAATTTGCATGTCTGTGTAATTATAGATAAGTTACTTTATCACATTAAAATCTTCTTCGATTTATTCGCAGtaacataccaaatttcaaaaatgcgTCGTATCTCCGGTGAACAAGGATCCCTCTTGCAGAAGAGGTCTGGAGCTGATGACCGTATggtgaaaaataaatcgatgGTGCGCTTAGCACGTTCTAATTTCTTGCCACAGCTAATGTAAAAGCGATGAATTAGAACATCctctgaaataaattaattcatatgaaaaaaacaGAACAAACAGCCATCTCTAAAGATTTCGATTCAATAAATGTTCAATATGATGTTGgcttaaataaactattctaCCCCCCCATCGGTTCCAAGGGGGGGCTCAGTAGCTCAGATTGCACTCTGGCACTCTGAGTGAAGCTAATTGGACGCGGAGGGGCTGGACGGCCGGTCAGTGGTCTGAGAGACTCGAACGACCCGACGGCCAGGGGACCTTATAGCTGGCTGGCTGGTTGGCTGGCTGGCCTGAAGGCTGGCTGGCTAGCTGGCTGGAACCGGCTGGTAATCCGGTAGGCTTGCTGGCTGGATGGTGTATCGGCTGGCAGCCTGACTGGAACCGGCTGCCCCACCGGTTGGCTGGCTGGCTGGCTGGCTATAATGCCGGCTGGCCGGCTGCCTGGAACCGGCTGGTTGCCCGGCTGGCTGACTAGCTGCTTGTAAGGCTAGCTAGCTGGCTGGCTGGCTAGCTAGGATCCCCCGAGGGGCCAGGTTTGGTTCTGGTGCCGTTTAGATACGGCGAGGGATGGCGGCCAGTGGTCGCGGACTGGCGGTTTCCGCTGGGCAATAATGGGGCTGGAGGTTGATTGGGTCTCGTTTGGCTCAATCCTCCCGACTGGCAGGGTGCCGCACTTGTGCGACGGTGGATGGCGGCCAGAGGCCGCGTGCGATGTGTTTAGTGCGTGGGTAGTGAAACTACCAGCACAGTTTGGCGGGATCCCGACGCGTCGCTTTGGTGACGTGCGGTGAGTCCTTGCAGGTGGGCGTGGGGCGACGGCTGTCCTCTGACGGCCGTCTGCCAACTCGTAATCCGGTACGTGGGGCCGGACCGAGGGCCGCCACCTCTGGTGGGGGCTGCGAGGCAAAACCTCTATAAAAGTGCGCCGGAGGGCCCCCCGCGTGTATCACACGTTAGGAGGGCCTTTCGGCGTGCGCTCTCCGGTCGGACGGTGTAGGGGCCGGGGGTTTGGGGAACGCCGATGGTAGAGCGGGGAACAATCCATCGTTGGCGAGCGGGCGGCGTAAGCTTGTGTTCCAGCACGTCGCCTCGGGGTGGTCTACCAAGCGGAGGGCCTGGAAACGGACAACTGCTGGGCGGGACACGCGGTAGAGTACAATGTGTTCCCGCAGTCCCGTCTAAAGCAGCGcgtcggaacacagtggggttttagtcggtaggaatccgacataacccacggctccttcccCGGGTGCCGTGGGTAtcttatgcaagatttccccacttaaaaaaaaaaaaaaaaaaaaaaaactattctaaACGACAACACAAATTTGGCATATTCTGGTAAAACTtcctttcttattattttaatccatCTGTATACTAGATATTAGAACATATTGAACCGCTAGagcttcaataaaaatgtacgcCAGAAAAAGCGCGGCTTTCTTGAACTACATTAATAAAGAGTATTTAATCCATTGAGTAGCATTGTCACTACCACGAAATTAAAAGACTCACTGCAACGGCCACTTCTTACCCATGTCATTAGCTAACAGGAAGGAAGAAGGGACTAGCGCCAGTTGGCTTTTAAAACggatgtttttaaatacatttttaaggcATTCTATGAATTCAACAAGACCAGAGGTCTTGTAGAATCTTCCATCGTAGCTCTATTCAGACTTCAAGCACATTAAGTAGTAAACCTATAAATAGTTACATTAATACACTAAACAATACTTAAGACCCTTAGGTAATAAAAGgttattattcatttgataAATGCAACAAAGTGTTTATCGAGCTTTTGCTCTATGACCTCAACATTATTACTACCTACGTGGCGACATttgttatcttattttatttactaacttaataaatttctcaaataacatataattttttattgaatacaaaaCTATCATGATTGGCATTTGTAGTTTAAGTAAGTATTAAATGAGCTACCTAAATTTGTTGGTTAATGGTTTCATAATTTTGGCGTAACaacatgtaatatattattacatttttcgaAAGTTACATCACATGCATAATCATGACATCTGAAAGGCGTACAAACCTTGtagtgttaaattatattgtaatttataacgGTGATGTAAGGAAATTACATATTCTGTAAAGTTTGTGAATGTGTTGGAAACGTAACGaaatctatgtatatttttcattcgaGCCCAAGTTTTTTAACTGACCGGACATTATAACGGATATTAGGCTGATAATATTAAGCAACAATTTAGGAATTTTAATCTCATCTAGCCTATCACTAATCGACCATTTAGCGTGTCTTTTACAACAGCAGGCataaatttgttgtatttttttaatctacattCATAGAAACTAGGTTTAGTACAACTAACTGttgtttatgataaaatattcattaatgaatatgaaacttttttttgatttcattaataataataatattacacttatcacatttattgtaaatgtctataattaagaataatcttgtaatttgataagaaataaatttatataattattattattattaatcactaaaactatacatttttaatttaactacaTTGCTATAGAGAGACTAGCTATAgagttataatgtttttataaagtaaagtgTAGAGGGTttcaatacatacaaataagaagttttttttaaactcaataaataaaaactgatcTTTAATGCTAAATGTATCCTTAATTATACTTAGACCGCGCCTCCGTTTCCCATCAGGTCAAACATCTGCCCAcctcatatacatatatataaaaaagaaaacaaaataaaaattataatatacctatccACACCtacttaatacataataagaaTGTAAGAAATGTACGTGCAATCATTTAATTACGTTATAATTGTGTAACTATGATACATTGCAATATAAATGAAGTTTATGAGGTGTCCAATTGCGTGATTGATATTTATGTGCATCTTGCCCTAAAATTTAACTTAACAGGAGGCGCAAAAACGTCCAATGCGCTTAAATCATACTTTTGAACACGcctgtaatttaaataataagcaaattaaataagtgtGATGTGTTCtatatgcaaattatttatactcttTCACAAAAATGAATGCCTTGCGGGTATGTTAAGAAAATACCTTTATTCATATACATGTATGTCTAAAAACATTGAAGTAAAACGGAATAcgcatttgaaaatttatttttgtaactaaTTTAATTCAGATGAATTAGTGGATAGTTTAATATCtgaaaaatatgcatatatttgattatcatcaaaataagataattctGAAAAAGATATTTGACAGCCAGTACATAAATACATGTGTTTGCATAATTATCTTCCaaaatctgtatttattattctaagaccttaaaatattatttttccttgaattttattcagaaaattaaaacactcAATTGTCTggtacaattttatatcacaaaaaatGCACAAATGGAATATGCAATATCACTAATTAAAGGATATAAGAAAAACGATTCCCAGAAttcaatttagaaaaataattaatatacaacgAATAATAAAACGTGCTTTTCtcatttagtttaaataattataaataatacaattactaAAGCAATTAAGGAAACtcaaaatgcaattatttttatcttaatcttAACCTTATCCTTTGCCCCTTAAAAGCAGACAGCGCATTTGAATGTTCATAGGTGATGGTGGTCGATTATGcgtaccaccagctcagctacCCACTACGACATGATAAAGAATACCACTGCACTGTACCTTAAGAGGTCGGGTAATGGGTGTTATGAGAGTCGAACGTAGTCAGATAGGAAGCTAATCCAGGCTCTTACGGAAGtagaaacaaattttttaaataccaaaGGTACCTAATACAAAATTCTAATAGTCCATTTAGCTTATTCGACTGGGTTTCAACAATATTAAGATAAGAGACAAAGCCGATAGGTAATACGGTgttcgagaccgggtgagcgtgcaggaaataaaatgattttttaatttatctgcacatgtagataacgTCACTActgcttgaaacggtgaaggaaaacatggtgaggaaaccggcatgtccaagaataaaaagttcgacgacatgtgacatctaccaacccgcacttggccagcctTTCCTTACCGCactttccttacccttcccagtactTTCCTCGTTAATTCTTTCCTAATCCCGTCCcaaattaaagtcggcaatccatttgtagaggcataaggacTGTAATTTGATCTTATGTCCCtcctaatgttcatgggcggtggtagcgcttaccatcaggctacccaccagctccattgccgactatgtcattaaaagaaaaaaaaaacaataaatatttcataacaactTACCTTTCGTGACCAAGTGCCTTAAACCTTTACACGTGAATTATGTATGTCAATAtggtatttcttatttaacagCTATTTCTACATGCTTGTATTTATGATTACAATTCGACAATCTCTTTGGAGGTCGATAACCTCGTACATCTTTTGAtacttagtttaaaatatgtttacgaTGACGTATACTCGATggttaacttatttttaagtatcttCATTATAAAGAATGTTTTAGACTATATTTCCCATTATATAGTGtatattgttacattattgctttaattttatttaattataaatttagctATAATTTTTAGGCATTTTACCTACTACCGCCACGATAATAAGTATCATTACTAAATCAGGTTAACAAACCAGTAATAGCATCATTTTACGTTTCTTATGCTATCATTTTGTTGATAATTCTAAAGGTATCAATGAAAAAGTTAAGAATCGGAAAATGGTGTTGTAATGACTTACCGACATCGTGGGGCAAATGAGGTTGATTGATCAACCAATCCTTTAAGGAAACTAACTCTTGATTCCATTCTACCTCTTGATCTGGCATGGCTCTGAAAACATAAGGATACTTAGTATGCTTTCATGAAGTAGAAGTGATTGTGCTTATGACCTATAGTCTACAATCTAATTACATAATCTTATGTCTGAGgcttcttaatttttttgtaatgtattgGATTATGCAGTTCAGACGGGCTTTAACAGATTCTTgaacagttatttttatttgtttaacagtCTCATCTATGCATTTTCATGTCATTTGcatgttatttgaaatactaaaatataattaactccTACAAAAAGGGTCATCGACGGCTATGGGTCGGGTGGTAGTGTttcagatttttaaaaatcaccAAATGCTaaaaatttcctatcaaacagaAAATTTACAAAGCCAATCGGTTGAAACCCCTTGGAAAcctcttttaaaaatatgcccGATTCTAAGGCGACTTAATGCTCTGTGTATGCTTTGTGTATTCTCTATATGACTGTATTGGCTATACCTATATTTGTCATGttatcaaattgaaaattgcGGATAGCATCaaacttaaaatcaaatatttattcattcaattagacttcttctagaagcacttttgaatcgtcataacatagctTTATCATTTATCACCGGTTCGGCAAGAAACTcggtagttgctcttttaaaaacaTGACACTAAGGAATAGTaaggaataattttaataagaaattgttaGTTAGTGGAcccatgttatttataaaaattagggctgatgatgaataacgattaatgaataaatatgccCTGTGGTTCTAAAAGACAAAACTCCTTGGATTTCATTTtccataatatattctttatgtaATAACGTTCGTACATTTAGTACAGTCTAGTGTCTTGATGTGCCGGTTGATTTCTgtcctttattatttttttcttcaccttttatcacatttattacctcagttttgcttttattacatttatatgatgCAAAAGTAtgttgcatatttttaacgtttttgttttaattataagaacaATTTGATACAAAGCTAGAAAAACATGAAATCAACATACCATGACATATAAGTACTTTATTGTATCCGTTTTTtgacacaaaaacaattattcacAGAATATCCAacgataacataaattataaagtacctatttaaaaatatgtacaattttatcatTGAACAATCAAAATAATCCATTGAATATAATTGAGGAGGCCATGATAAAAAAAGTGAATTTATCCGAACGCGGCGTCGCGTATCGCGGAAACCTATTAGAATTGGTAAATTACATGATAGCATCAACAAGGTCCTATAATGTTTCTATTTCACCGGTGGGAAGCGTCAAAAGATTtccaaaactaaaaaaaaataaacagtacattggcaatattaagatattgatattttatgtctCTTAGGAAATACAATCTGACCATTTTCGTGGTGCTTTCGAGGCTGGAGGAGGCatgtaaactaataaaaagtaatcgAACGCGTCAGATTAGGCTCGGGTAAAACCCAAAATCCTATTACGGGCTGTCCTGCTAACATGAGGCGGATCTttgcttcaaataaaaaacagttttgaaattttatcattaatacgTCATTTGCTTTAGTAAACTTAGTCAATTgtcaaaacattttcattacattatatttttcttaataattatataaattaatttgtttaatttctttcGTCAGTGagcagtatttatattattttgtattgtttattacactggaaatcatattttatgaaacttatTTTCTAGGTATAACAAACTGGTTCTGCAACACAGAGCGATATTTTAGACAAAATTTAACgaggaaaaatattaaaataaataagaatacgaCATAACATGCCTACGACCTACAAAACAACCAccataccacagataatataatactagaatATGCGATATGATTATTCTCAAATGATGTTTGTCTGTTGTTTACACTATCATAGCAATAACCTGAGCATCAGCCAGCCAGttcattaaatgtatataaaacgaCACGACTGAATATATACGACCTATAAGaaacatcaataaat is a genomic window containing:
- the LOC119839689 gene encoding alpha-tocopherol transfer protein-like; translation: MPDQEVEWNQELVSLKDWLINQPHLPHDVEDVLIHRFYISCGKKLERAKRTIDLFFTIRSSAPDLFCKRDPCSPEIRRIFEICDLIPLPNKTKENYKVFVYRLNNPDLDLFNFVDAIKTFFMLIDTRLTEEDEIPSGEIPIFDAHNITLRFIGKINLSVLRKYMMYTQEAIPVRLKQVHVINAPAYIGRIFALCKPFLKSEVAKLIKFHEPNSETLHNDIPKELFPFEYGGKAGSIDQIKRYWIKRVEAKRDWFLKNDERWAVNEKLRPMGCQTEAIKQVKELPNSFRSLALD